One window of Neptuniibacter halophilus genomic DNA carries:
- a CDS encoding class II 3-deoxy-7-phosphoheptulonate synthase: MTTSIWTPQSWREKPIVQQPSYPNQAALHEAEDKLSKMPPLVFAGEINQLKTDLANVAKGKAFLLQGGDCAESFSEFNANKIRDTFKVLMQMAVVMTFSASCPVVKVGRIAGQYAKPRSADMETIDGVELPSYRGDIINDINFNPAAREADPERLVTAYHQAASTLNLLRAFARGGFADLHQVHAWNQSFVTNSPLSNKYQDLADQIDQTLRFMAACGINSKNTPQLHETSLYTSHEALLLGYEEALTRQDSLSGNWYDCSAHMLWIGDRTRQPDHAHVEFLRGVENPVGIKVGPSTKIDDLERLLAILNPKNEAGRITLIARMGAEKITEFLPPLVRAVKASGQQVVWSSDPMHGNTIKASSGYKTRSVDAILREMKGFFEVHKAEGTHAGGVHFEMTGQNVTECIGGAYMISEQDLADRYHTHCDPRLNGEQALELAFLIADTLKAARC; this comes from the coding sequence ATGACAACTTCGATTTGGACCCCTCAGAGCTGGAGAGAGAAACCGATTGTCCAGCAGCCAAGCTACCCGAACCAGGCCGCCCTGCATGAAGCCGAAGACAAGCTCAGCAAGATGCCACCACTGGTCTTTGCAGGCGAGATCAATCAACTGAAAACCGATCTGGCCAACGTTGCTAAAGGCAAGGCGTTTCTGTTGCAGGGTGGCGACTGCGCCGAAAGCTTCAGCGAATTCAATGCCAACAAGATTCGCGATACATTCAAGGTATTGATGCAGATGGCAGTCGTGATGACGTTCTCTGCCAGTTGCCCTGTGGTTAAAGTCGGTCGTATTGCCGGTCAGTATGCCAAGCCCCGCTCCGCCGATATGGAAACCATCGACGGTGTCGAACTGCCCAGCTACCGCGGTGATATTATTAACGATATCAACTTCAACCCGGCAGCCCGTGAAGCCGACCCGGAACGATTGGTAACTGCTTACCATCAGGCCGCTTCCACACTCAATCTGCTACGCGCCTTTGCACGAGGCGGTTTTGCCGACCTGCATCAGGTACACGCCTGGAACCAGAGCTTTGTTACCAACAGCCCGCTGAGCAATAAATACCAGGACCTGGCTGATCAGATCGATCAGACCCTGCGTTTCATGGCGGCCTGCGGCATCAATTCAAAGAACACGCCACAGTTGCATGAAACATCGCTGTACACCTCTCACGAGGCACTGCTACTCGGCTACGAAGAAGCACTGACCCGTCAGGACAGCCTCTCCGGTAACTGGTATGACTGTTCCGCCCACATGCTCTGGATCGGTGACCGGACCCGTCAGCCCGATCATGCACACGTGGAATTCCTGCGCGGTGTCGAAAACCCGGTGGGGATCAAAGTAGGCCCAAGCACCAAAATCGATGATCTGGAACGCCTGCTGGCGATTCTGAACCCGAAAAACGAAGCCGGTCGGATTACCCTGATCGCGCGCATGGGCGCTGAGAAGATCACTGAATTCCTGCCACCACTGGTACGTGCTGTGAAAGCCTCTGGTCAGCAGGTTGTGTGGAGTTCAGACCCGATGCACGGCAATACCATTAAAGCCTCAAGCGGTTATAAAACCCGCAGTGTGGATGCCATTCTGCGCGAAATGAAAGGCTTCTTCGAAGTACACAAAGCGGAAGGCACTCACGCCGGTGGTGTTCACTTCGAAATGACCGGCCAGAACGTAACGGAATGTATCGGTGGCGCCTACATGATCAGCGAACAGGATCTGGCAGATCGCTACCACACTCATTGCGACCCACGTCTGAATGGTGAACAGGCACTGGAACTGGCGTTTCTGATTGCCGACACCCTGAAAGCTGCCCGCTGCTGA